A part of Solibacillus sp. FSL H8-0538 genomic DNA contains:
- a CDS encoding 2-oxoglutarate dehydrogenase E1 component, producing the protein MSNNVLPAGSPWSAFSGPNLGYVMEQFDLFLQSPEEVEAELVELFQQYGTPEFAEGEVAVAGGAVAPQSDYKKVLAAVKLAEAIRARGHLAADLYPLKNRTLDTSGIEESAFNLSAADLTEIPASVFFKDVPVGVKNGKEAIDYLKSVYTDKIAFEYAHVVVDEERDWIQAQIESGSLKSMLAADEKKALLQRLTRVENFEKFIHKTFVGQKRFSGEGLDTQIVLFDEILKTAEVHNVQNVRIGMAHRGRLNVLTHVLNKPYDMMFSDFAHVSNDLFLPKDGRLEITKGWTGDVKYHMGASYTRDSGMNVKLAYNPSHLEVGNPVVLGQTRAAQDSTSKSGAAVHEPLKALGILVHGDAAFPGQGIVTEALNFAKTEGFTTGGTIHIIANNMIGFTTEHYDSRSSVYSSDPAKGYEVPVVHVNADSPEAVVQVGRFAAAYRQKFGKDIIIDLIGYRRYGHNETDDPTVTNPDTYKLVSKHDTIRALYGAELVASGILTADEVSALDSTIYAEMQAAYDHVKSMAEQDEHSHLEMPELLKVDCPQIDTTVAADRLEKINEELLVFGDGFEPQNKLGKILEKRREAFASEKIDWGHAETLAYATITQDGTPVRFTGQDAQRGTFSQRHLVLHDKNNGDVFTPLHHVSDVKASFTVHNSPLTEAGVVGYEYGYSLENEQVLSVWEAQFGDFANMAQVMFDNFISGARAKWGQKSGFVMLLPHGYEGQGPEHSSSRMERFLQMSAENNWFVANCSNAGNYYHLLRRQAALIGTEGVRPLVVVSPKSLLRHPLAAASADQLANGRFQEVIEQPGLGLDTKKVKKVLLATGKVAIDLAERVKDGEGFEHLHILRVEQLYPFPAEQVSEIIARFPNAKEIVWVQEEPKNQGAWGYMLEKLYELSEGKKVRYVGRPAMSSTSEGDGDSHKAAQAKLVAEALEK; encoded by the coding sequence ATGTCGAACAATGTATTACCTGCAGGTTCCCCTTGGTCAGCTTTTTCAGGTCCTAACTTAGGTTATGTAATGGAGCAGTTTGACTTATTCCTGCAATCTCCTGAAGAGGTTGAAGCAGAGTTAGTAGAATTATTCCAACAGTACGGAACACCTGAATTCGCTGAAGGCGAAGTTGCTGTAGCGGGAGGCGCAGTAGCACCGCAGAGCGATTACAAAAAGGTTTTAGCTGCAGTTAAATTAGCAGAGGCTATTCGTGCTCGCGGCCATTTAGCAGCAGACTTATATCCACTGAAAAACCGTACACTTGATACATCTGGAATTGAAGAAAGCGCATTCAACTTAAGTGCTGCAGATTTAACTGAAATCCCAGCGAGCGTATTTTTTAAGGATGTACCTGTAGGTGTAAAAAACGGTAAAGAAGCGATTGACTACTTAAAATCAGTATATACAGACAAAATTGCATTCGAATATGCACATGTAGTTGTAGATGAGGAACGCGATTGGATTCAAGCTCAAATTGAGTCAGGTTCATTAAAATCAATGTTAGCAGCTGATGAGAAAAAAGCATTATTACAACGTTTAACACGTGTTGAAAACTTTGAAAAATTTATTCACAAAACATTTGTTGGCCAAAAACGTTTCTCTGGTGAAGGTTTAGACACACAAATCGTTTTATTTGATGAAATATTAAAAACAGCTGAAGTACACAATGTACAAAATGTTCGTATTGGGATGGCTCACCGTGGTCGTTTAAATGTGTTAACGCATGTTTTAAATAAACCATACGATATGATGTTCTCTGATTTCGCTCACGTGTCAAACGACCTATTCCTACCAAAAGATGGTCGTCTTGAAATTACAAAGGGCTGGACTGGCGACGTTAAATACCACATGGGTGCTTCTTATACACGTGATTCTGGTATGAATGTAAAGCTAGCATACAACCCGTCTCACTTAGAGGTAGGTAACCCGGTAGTTTTAGGCCAAACACGTGCAGCACAAGATTCTACTTCTAAATCTGGTGCAGCAGTACATGAACCTTTAAAAGCTTTAGGTATTTTAGTGCATGGAGATGCTGCATTCCCAGGTCAGGGAATTGTAACAGAAGCACTAAACTTTGCGAAAACAGAAGGCTTTACTACTGGCGGTACGATTCATATCATTGCAAACAATATGATCGGCTTCACGACAGAACATTATGATTCGCGTTCTTCTGTTTATTCTTCTGATCCTGCAAAAGGCTACGAAGTTCCAGTAGTTCATGTGAACGCTGATAGTCCAGAAGCGGTAGTACAAGTAGGTCGCTTCGCAGCAGCTTACCGCCAAAAATTTGGCAAAGATATTATTATCGATTTAATCGGATACCGTCGTTACGGTCATAACGAAACAGATGATCCGACAGTTACAAACCCGGATACGTATAAATTAGTTTCAAAACATGACACAATTCGTGCATTATACGGTGCAGAGCTTGTGGCATCTGGCATTCTAACAGCTGATGAAGTAAGCGCCCTTGATTCGACAATTTACGCTGAAATGCAGGCTGCTTATGACCATGTAAAATCTATGGCGGAACAAGATGAGCATTCGCATTTAGAAATGCCTGAACTATTAAAAGTGGACTGCCCACAAATTGATACAACAGTAGCAGCAGATCGTTTAGAAAAAATTAATGAAGAGTTACTAGTGTTTGGAGATGGCTTCGAACCACAAAACAAACTTGGAAAAATTTTAGAAAAACGACGCGAAGCATTTGCTTCTGAAAAAATCGACTGGGGTCATGCGGAAACGTTAGCCTATGCAACAATTACACAAGACGGCACACCAGTCCGCTTTACAGGTCAAGATGCACAACGTGGTACGTTCTCGCAACGTCACTTAGTACTACATGACAAAAACAATGGAGATGTATTCACGCCATTACATCATGTATCAGATGTTAAAGCTTCATTCACTGTGCACAACTCACCACTTACAGAAGCAGGGGTTGTTGGCTATGAATATGGTTATAGCCTAGAAAATGAGCAAGTATTATCTGTATGGGAAGCACAATTCGGAGACTTCGCTAATATGGCACAAGTAATGTTTGATAACTTTATTTCTGGTGCGCGCGCTAAATGGGGTCAAAAATCTGGCTTTGTCATGTTATTACCACATGGTTATGAAGGTCAGGGGCCAGAGCACTCATCAAGTCGTATGGAACGCTTCTTACAAATGTCAGCTGAAAACAACTGGTTTGTTGCGAACTGCTCTAACGCAGGTAACTACTACCACTTATTACGTCGTCAAGCGGCATTAATTGGTACAGAAGGTGTACGTCCACTTGTAGTCGTATCACCAAAATCTTTACTTCGTCATCCTTTAGCTGCAGCATCTGCTGATCAATTAGCTAACGGACGTTTCCAAGAAGTTATTGAACAACCAGGTTTAGGCTTAGACACTAAAAAAGTTAAAAAAGTGTTACTAGCAACTGGTAAAGTAGCAATTGATTTAGCAGAGCGCGTAAAAGACGGCGAAGGTTTCGAACACCTTCACATCTTACGTGTGGAACAGCTTTATCCATTCCCGGCTGAGCAAGTATCTGAGATTATCGCGCGCTTCCCGAACGCAAAAGAAATTGTTTGGGTTCAAGAGGAGCCGAAAAACCAAGGTGCTTGGGGTTATATGCTAGAAAAACTATATGAACTTTCTGAAGGCAAAAAAGTTCGCTATGTAGGACGTCCTGCAATGAGCTCTACTTCTGAAGGTGACGGCGATTCACATAAAGCAGCGCAAGCAAAACTTGTTGCAGAAGCGTTAGAAAAATAA
- a CDS encoding HAMP domain-containing sensor histidine kinase translates to MKKFKDKLINQSLKTKWMLTVGITIFISFAVISIILYVALQTWLLNNEEKNALRTVDDVTTFFSSQGGSVTIQEIQNNTSLMKAILNQEQTVRIFNLDGIEILRINDATTAAKIPNNYEKLLAAEITEQTVNGKHTFVVNKIVQIGPFQGIMQLIHPLTTFDAMMKYIITTMCIVGLGALIFSVSISYYLANILMRPLVQLRDAMQTVRDKGFEEQSMLNYSANDEIGDLLTIYRSMMNELEISFTQQQQFVSDASHELRTPIQVLEGHLSLIKRWGKDDPEVLEESLDTSLAEISRMKKMIEELLNLARREKIDPHSRANINTILTSVVEELKVVHPTALFTESSVGQQKDVFMSEQALAQVLRNLLENGIRYNAQVPRLHTTIHYEIENVFVQIEDNGIGIAEEHLPHIFDRFYRVDEARGQIAGGTGLGLSITKMLAEKYNIELSVTSKTGNGTTFLLRFPQKNAQF, encoded by the coding sequence ATGAAAAAATTTAAAGACAAACTCATAAATCAGTCGCTCAAAACGAAATGGATGCTAACAGTTGGCATTACGATTTTTATAAGCTTTGCTGTAATTTCTATCATATTATATGTAGCACTTCAAACTTGGTTATTAAATAATGAAGAAAAAAATGCGCTGCGGACAGTAGATGATGTCACAACGTTTTTTTCTTCACAAGGTGGTTCTGTTACAATACAGGAAATTCAGAATAATACGTCATTAATGAAGGCAATATTAAATCAGGAGCAGACCGTACGAATTTTTAATTTAGACGGCATCGAAATACTTCGCATAAATGATGCAACAACTGCTGCAAAAATTCCAAATAATTATGAGAAGTTACTAGCAGCCGAGATAACTGAGCAAACGGTAAATGGCAAGCATACATTTGTTGTCAACAAAATCGTTCAAATCGGTCCATTCCAGGGTATTATGCAGCTCATTCATCCACTTACAACTTTCGATGCGATGATGAAGTACATAATTACGACGATGTGTATTGTTGGATTAGGGGCGCTCATCTTTTCTGTTTCAATCAGCTATTACTTGGCAAATATACTAATGCGACCACTTGTACAATTACGAGATGCAATGCAAACCGTACGTGATAAAGGGTTTGAGGAGCAATCAATGTTGAATTACTCGGCAAATGATGAGATTGGGGACTTGCTAACAATTTATCGTTCTATGATGAACGAGCTTGAAATTTCCTTTACACAGCAACAACAATTTGTCTCAGATGCATCTCATGAACTGCGCACACCCATTCAAGTGTTAGAAGGTCATCTATCTCTTATTAAGCGCTGGGGAAAAGATGATCCGGAAGTGTTAGAGGAGTCACTTGATACATCGCTAGCCGAAATCTCGCGGATGAAAAAAATGATTGAGGAGCTCCTTAATCTCGCAAGGCGTGAAAAAATAGATCCGCATTCGCGTGCAAATATTAATACTATTTTAACATCGGTAGTAGAGGAGCTAAAGGTAGTGCACCCGACTGCGCTATTTACGGAAAGTAGTGTAGGGCAGCAAAAAGATGTGTTTATGTCTGAGCAAGCACTAGCTCAAGTGCTTCGGAATTTATTAGAAAATGGGATTCGCTACAATGCTCAAGTTCCGAGGTTGCACACAACTATTCATTATGAAATTGAAAATGTTTTTGTGCAAATAGAGGATAACGGGATTGGTATTGCGGAAGAGCATTTACCACATATTTTTGACCGTTTTTACCGAGTGGACGAAGCAAGGGGACAAATAGCTGGGGGTACTGGCTTAGGCTTAAGTATTACGAAAATGCTAGCTGAAAAGTATAATATAGAATTATCCGTAACAAGTAAAACTGGTAATGGTACCACATTTTTATTACGATTTCCTCAAAAAAATGCACAATTCTAA
- a CDS encoding response regulator transcription factor, translating to MKHTILIVEDEKNIARFLELELKHEQFDVTIVYDGRSGLEAALASDFDCVLLDVMLPELNGIEVCRRIRKQTDVPILLLTARDAVMDRVAGLDAGADDYIVKPFAIEELLARIRSILRRVSGDKQTNILQVRELTINLDAYEVLFEGQRLELTRTEYDLLKLLVENQNRVCTRELILEMVWGFNTDVETNVVDVYIRHLRGKLQTADTPYIETVRGVGYVVRT from the coding sequence ATGAAACACACTATATTAATTGTAGAAGATGAAAAAAATATCGCTCGCTTTTTAGAGCTGGAGCTAAAGCATGAGCAGTTTGATGTTACAATCGTGTATGACGGTCGCTCTGGATTAGAAGCCGCACTAGCATCAGATTTTGATTGTGTTTTACTTGATGTGATGTTGCCAGAGCTTAACGGTATTGAAGTATGCCGTCGCATTCGCAAGCAAACTGATGTGCCAATTTTACTTTTAACAGCACGTGATGCAGTAATGGACCGAGTTGCAGGACTTGATGCAGGTGCAGATGATTATATTGTGAAGCCATTTGCAATTGAGGAGTTACTTGCACGTATTCGCTCGATTTTACGCCGTGTGAGCGGAGATAAACAGACCAATATTTTACAAGTACGCGAACTAACGATTAATCTAGATGCATACGAAGTGTTGTTTGAAGGACAGCGATTAGAGCTTACGCGCACGGAGTATGATTTACTGAAGCTACTTGTTGAAAATCAAAACCGCGTTTGTACACGTGAACTCATTTTAGAAATGGTGTGGGGTTTTAACACGGACGTCGAAACGAATGTGGTCGATGTGTATATTCGTCATTTACGTGGCAAACTACAAACGGCTGATACACCTTATATTGAAACGGTGCGCGGTGTGGGGTATGTGGTGCGCACATGA
- a CDS encoding diguanylate cyclase domain-containing protein, with protein sequence MTQSFCSKDQLDLLFKNSRDFVFLMKKNAEDYEYIYTNPSAINVLGGNRIGKTVREATLPHLAKNILHYYDLAVEKLQQIEFQDYTYFTAEVRKYETTIIPIVEKGNIYVLATTKEIAFDRDLQDKYLFMRSVFFKTFLSTVLISNNLELIEANPGFTEDFNINIEEIRGKKFLDLPFIDPDSVDLIKLYLTEAQKGENISSKLISFVDRNGDKRSFTGTFSPLTRDDENAAVFLILQEITTYIKQEEVLRTTSHGLEMFKKAISTAADVTFTDTQGRIIEANDRFIERTGFTLQELLGQKHHIVNSGYHPREFFENLWKTLERGEVWRGEIRNRKKNGKTYWVDTTIIPLIDQQGHAGQYLTVQFNVSEKKQVMIELRNIERTFRAITENTNDLIVVTNQQGDIIYASPSYIRKLGYPEHELIGENYSKLLCEDSIQEWQALIEDGSFTAVEKKIELQLRTNCGEILWTEGNYSITHDSSVDHIVQIIMVSREITERKELEDKLMFMAYHDSLTQLPNRRYLKKEFPHLVENAKANFETLAIFYIDGDNFKQVNDDYGHDVGDEFLKQFSIALSKSVRSDDLVVRIGGDEFIVVLTGLSRDAEHRQSQLQHIVERIRMNLRIGWSIQGFSFSPTSTMGIALYPEHSENLEKLIDLADRALCEAKQVSKNNYKISGPASVHSNS encoded by the coding sequence ATGACACAATCATTCTGTTCAAAGGATCAGTTGGATTTGTTATTTAAAAACAGTCGTGATTTTGTTTTTTTAATGAAGAAAAATGCCGAAGATTATGAGTATATTTATACAAATCCTTCTGCTATTAATGTGCTAGGTGGCAATCGAATTGGAAAAACCGTTCGGGAAGCAACATTGCCTCACTTAGCAAAAAATATCCTTCATTATTATGATCTAGCTGTGGAAAAACTACAGCAAATTGAATTTCAAGATTATACGTATTTTACCGCAGAGGTTCGGAAGTATGAAACGACGATAATTCCCATTGTTGAAAAGGGCAATATATATGTATTAGCTACAACAAAGGAAATTGCTTTTGATCGTGATTTACAGGATAAATACTTATTTATGCGCTCGGTATTCTTTAAAACGTTTTTATCTACCGTACTTATCTCGAATAATTTAGAGTTAATCGAGGCAAATCCAGGTTTCACGGAAGATTTTAATATTAATATTGAAGAAATCCGTGGTAAAAAGTTTTTAGACTTACCATTTATTGACCCAGATTCAGTGGATTTAATAAAATTGTATTTAACAGAAGCGCAAAAAGGGGAGAATATTTCTTCTAAGTTAATTTCATTCGTTGATAGGAATGGTGATAAACGTAGCTTTACAGGGACATTTTCACCACTAACACGTGATGATGAAAACGCCGCCGTATTTTTGATTTTACAAGAAATCACCACTTATATTAAGCAAGAGGAAGTATTGCGAACAACTTCGCATGGTTTAGAAATGTTCAAAAAAGCGATTAGTACGGCTGCCGATGTTACATTTACGGATACGCAAGGTCGCATTATAGAAGCGAATGACCGCTTTATTGAACGGACAGGCTTTACGCTTCAGGAGTTGTTAGGGCAGAAGCATCACATCGTCAACTCCGGATACCATCCTCGTGAATTTTTCGAGAATCTATGGAAAACATTAGAGCGTGGCGAAGTATGGCGCGGTGAAATACGCAATCGCAAAAAGAATGGAAAAACCTATTGGGTGGACACAACGATTATTCCACTAATTGATCAACAAGGACATGCCGGGCAATATTTAACCGTTCAATTCAATGTTTCTGAAAAAAAGCAGGTAATGATTGAGCTACGTAATATCGAAAGAACGTTTCGTGCCATTACCGAAAATACGAATGATTTAATTGTTGTAACAAACCAACAAGGAGATATTATTTATGCTTCGCCTTCCTATATTCGCAAACTTGGGTATCCTGAGCATGAATTGATCGGTGAAAATTATTCGAAATTATTATGTGAAGACAGTATTCAGGAATGGCAAGCATTGATTGAGGATGGTAGCTTTACAGCAGTTGAAAAGAAGATTGAGCTACAACTGAGAACGAATTGTGGCGAAATATTATGGACGGAAGGAAATTATTCGATAACCCATGATTCGTCAGTTGATCATATTGTGCAAATTATTATGGTATCTCGAGAAATTACAGAGCGAAAAGAGCTAGAAGATAAGTTAATGTTCATGGCCTATCATGATAGCTTAACACAATTGCCTAATCGTCGTTATTTAAAAAAGGAATTCCCGCATTTAGTTGAAAATGCAAAAGCGAATTTTGAAACGCTTGCTATTTTCTATATTGACGGCGATAATTTTAAACAAGTGAATGATGACTATGGTCATGATGTTGGCGATGAGTTTTTAAAGCAGTTTAGTATAGCGCTATCTAAAAGTGTACGTAGTGATGATTTAGTCGTGCGTATAGGAGGCGATGAATTTATCGTTGTGCTTACTGGCTTATCACGTGACGCTGAGCATCGTCAGAGTCAGCTACAGCATATTGTTGAACGTATTAGGATGAACTTGCGAATTGGTTGGTCAATTCAAGGTTTCTCGTTTTCACCCACTTCCACAATGGGGATAGCGCTTTATCCAGAGCATTCCGAAAATTTAGAGAAGCTTATTGACTTAGCGGACCGCGCTTTGTGTGAAGCAAAGCAAGTTTCAAAAAATAATTATAAAATAAGTGGGCCGGCAAGCGTGCATTCTAACTCGTAG
- the dapF gene encoding diaminopimelate epimerase, protein MERNLLKVHGSGNTFYLYEAANENEFNWVRLAKWLCDPSNEKGADGLLLVLPSKVADAKMRVINADGSEASMCGNGLRCVARYVCEKLGVTEAIIETLRANLRVKKEPAIFEELPTYAVEISPVSFDLDSLPMQYKEKKELRHQIIEEFSPTIQFTAVSVPNPHLIGIVNEHYIQHESHQFLLAKFLNSENEFCADGVNVSYVFPMADDQIFVRTYERGVGFTNACGTAMTASALVAKINGYVNAPKITVFNPGGFVQCVVQFEDEAYKLILIGNATVIGKYRIEISQEHINLLSCECCEESLQYEKCLDFVREQTKFFLNRDIGGA, encoded by the coding sequence ATGGAGCGAAATTTATTAAAAGTTCATGGATCAGGAAATACTTTTTATTTATATGAAGCGGCAAATGAAAATGAATTTAATTGGGTGAGGCTGGCAAAATGGCTTTGTGATCCTTCTAACGAAAAGGGTGCGGATGGATTATTGCTCGTATTGCCTTCTAAAGTTGCAGATGCAAAGATGCGTGTCATTAATGCAGATGGCTCGGAGGCATCGATGTGTGGGAATGGGCTACGTTGTGTAGCTCGTTATGTGTGTGAAAAGCTCGGTGTGACCGAGGCAATCATTGAGACCCTACGAGCGAACTTACGAGTGAAAAAAGAGCCCGCAATTTTTGAGGAGCTACCAACTTACGCGGTTGAAATTTCACCGGTTTCATTTGATCTTGACTCGTTACCTATGCAATATAAAGAAAAGAAAGAGCTTCGTCACCAAATAATTGAAGAATTTTCGCCAACAATTCAATTTACTGCTGTCTCTGTCCCGAATCCACATTTAATCGGCATTGTAAATGAACATTATATACAGCATGAGTCACATCAATTTTTATTAGCAAAATTTTTAAATAGCGAAAATGAATTTTGCGCGGATGGTGTCAATGTGAGCTATGTTTTTCCGATGGCAGACGATCAAATTTTTGTGCGCACGTATGAACGCGGAGTAGGTTTTACAAATGCTTGTGGAACAGCGATGACTGCCTCTGCACTTGTAGCGAAAATAAATGGTTATGTCAATGCGCCAAAAATAACGGTATTTAATCCAGGGGGCTTCGTTCAATGTGTTGTACAGTTTGAAGATGAAGCATATAAACTAATATTAATAGGAAATGCAACCGTCATAGGAAAATATAGAATAGAAATTTCACAGGAACATATAAACCTATTAAGTTGCGAATGTTGTGAAGAATCATTACAATATGAAAAATGTCTTGATTTTGTTAGGGAACAAACAAAATTTTTTCTCAATAGGGATATAGGTGGTGCATAA
- a CDS encoding GNAT family N-acetyltransferase, whose protein sequence is MLKHRELHDTPELFELLSHPSVFPYVRQKATSADEYLFMTKQLIEEEQNGTAVSRTIIDEWCQPIGTISIFDVQDGAGFLGTWIGKPFQGMGYNQKAKYAFLSELFFELDFHTVFLRIRKENERSKAAAAKLPYVVDAEQSHPALYGEINQGEFNYHLFKITKDLFYLTTAYHREEEEEQAM, encoded by the coding sequence ATGTTAAAGCATCGGGAACTTCATGACACACCAGAATTATTTGAATTATTAAGTCACCCTTCCGTTTTTCCGTACGTCCGACAAAAAGCGACATCTGCTGATGAATACTTATTTATGACGAAGCAACTAATTGAAGAGGAACAAAACGGCACTGCTGTTTCTCGTACAATTATAGATGAATGGTGTCAACCAATTGGTACAATTAGCATTTTCGATGTCCAAGATGGTGCGGGATTCCTCGGTACTTGGATTGGAAAACCTTTTCAAGGTATGGGCTATAATCAAAAAGCCAAATATGCATTTTTATCTGAATTGTTTTTTGAACTTGATTTCCACACTGTCTTCCTCCGTATTCGCAAGGAAAATGAGCGTTCCAAAGCTGCAGCTGCAAAGCTTCCATATGTAGTTGACGCGGAGCAATCACATCCTGCGCTTTATGGGGAAATTAATCAAGGGGAATTCAATTATCATTTATTTAAAATTACAAAAGACTTGTTCTACTTAACGACGGCATATCACCGCGAAGAGGAAGAAGAGCAAGCAATGTAA
- a CDS encoding undecaprenyldiphospho-muramoylpentapeptide beta-N-acetylglucosaminyltransferase, with product MEKDKTIILTGGGTAGHVSLNEAIIPSLIEAGYKVHYIGSHLGIEKELIGNAFPDVPYHSISSGKLRRYFSMKNFTDPFRVLAGIGQALAVIRKVKPTVIFSKGGFVSVPVVIAAKLASVPVVVHESDVTPGLANKLALPFASHIFTVFKETVKHLPSDKATCTGSIIRQQLLEGDRVKGLALCGFTSYKPVLLVMGGSLGSVVLNDALRSNLPQLLKTYQIIHLCGKGNLDESLQGLTGYKQFDYVTTELPDLLHAADTIVSRAGSNSIFEFLALHKPMLLIPLSAAKSRGDQILNANLFKKQGFAHVLEEEQLNQASFMGALDELASNSETIVDSMIDAERPKTPHEMVALITQYEK from the coding sequence ATGGAGAAAGACAAAACAATTATTTTAACAGGTGGGGGCACGGCTGGTCATGTTTCATTAAATGAAGCAATCATCCCGTCTTTAATCGAAGCAGGCTATAAGGTTCATTATATTGGCTCACATTTAGGAATTGAAAAAGAACTAATCGGCAACGCATTCCCTGATGTGCCGTATCATAGCATTTCAAGCGGGAAACTTCGCCGCTATTTCTCAATGAAAAATTTTACGGATCCGTTTCGTGTGCTTGCTGGAATAGGCCAGGCGCTAGCAGTTATTCGTAAGGTAAAACCAACTGTAATCTTCTCTAAAGGTGGATTTGTGTCTGTTCCTGTCGTTATTGCTGCTAAACTTGCGAGTGTCCCAGTGGTTGTACATGAGTCGGATGTAACACCGGGACTTGCCAATAAACTTGCATTACCATTTGCGTCCCATATTTTTACAGTTTTTAAGGAGACGGTGAAGCATTTACCAAGTGATAAAGCAACGTGCACAGGTTCAATTATTCGTCAGCAGCTGTTAGAAGGAGATCGAGTGAAGGGTTTAGCCCTTTGCGGATTTACGAGTTATAAACCGGTATTACTTGTTATGGGTGGAAGCTTAGGATCAGTTGTGTTAAATGACGCACTTCGTAGTAATTTACCACAGCTACTTAAGACGTACCAAATCATTCATTTATGCGGTAAAGGGAATCTTGACGAGAGTTTACAGGGATTGACTGGTTATAAGCAGTTTGACTATGTAACAACGGAATTACCCGATTTACTGCATGCAGCGGATACGATTGTGTCCCGTGCCGGCTCTAACTCAATTTTCGAATTTTTAGCATTGCATAAGCCGATGCTACTTATTCCTTTATCTGCTGCGAAGAGCCGGGGCGATCAAATATTAAATGCGAACTTGTTCAAAAAGCAAGGCTTTGCACACGTATTAGAAGAAGAACAATTAAATCAGGCTTCGTTCATGGGGGCGCTGGATGAATTAGCATCAAATTCTGAGACTATAGTTGATTCGATGATTGATGCAGAACGTCCAAAAACACCACATGAGATGGTCGCACTAATTACACAGTACGAAAAATAA